The following proteins are co-located in the Candidatus Competibacteraceae bacterium genome:
- a CDS encoding arginine--tRNA ligase, translated as MKTHLHHLIAQALQQLQQEGVLIDVDPSSIPLERTRDRTHGDFASTIALALAKTARRKPRELAERIKATLPASAHVAKVEIAGPGFINFFLAPTAYQAAVSEVLKQRDGFGRSTLGGGKRVQVEFVSANPTGPLHVGHGRGAAFGATVANLLEAIGYRVHREYYVNDAGRQMNILAASIWLRYLEHCGEQFRFPSNGYRGDYVRDIAARLYAEHDGAYMASAVHIFQDAPPDEIRNEAGEIIAPGDKEAHIDALVERARALLGDHHYRYIFELGLNTILDDIRDDLREFGVVYDEWYSELTLAESGAVNKTINRLRDTDYIYEQDGAFWFRSSAFGDEKDRVVQRENGQTTYFASDIAYHLEKFKRGFDWVIDVWGADHHGYIPRVKAALQALGENPDRLDVLLVQFAILYRNGERAQMSTRSGEFVTLRELRQEVGNDAARFFYVMRKSEQHLDFDLDLAKSQSKDNPVYYIQYAYARICSVLRQLHEKGLSHDPARGQAQLALLVEPHEEVLLVALSRYPEVVETAALNHEPHQLAHYLRDLANAFHTYYNEHRVLVSDDALRDARLNLSMATRQVIKNGLALLGVSAPEVM; from the coding sequence GTGAAAACGCACCTGCACCACCTCATCGCCCAGGCACTCCAACAACTCCAACAGGAGGGAGTGCTCATCGACGTCGATCCATCCTCGATTCCGCTGGAACGCACTCGCGACCGCACGCACGGCGATTTCGCCAGCACCATCGCGCTGGCCTTGGCCAAAACCGCCCGCCGTAAGCCCCGCGAACTGGCCGAACGCATCAAGGCAACCCTGCCCGCCTCCGCCCATGTCGCCAAGGTGGAGATCGCCGGGCCCGGTTTCATCAATTTCTTCCTGGCGCCCACCGCCTATCAAGCGGCAGTCAGCGAGGTCCTCAAGCAGCGGGATGGTTTCGGCCGGAGCACGCTCGGCGGCGGCAAGCGGGTACAGGTAGAGTTCGTCTCCGCCAACCCCACCGGCCCACTGCATGTCGGCCACGGCCGCGGCGCGGCGTTCGGCGCCACCGTCGCCAATCTGCTGGAAGCGATCGGCTACCGGGTTCACCGCGAATACTATGTCAACGACGCCGGCCGGCAGATGAATATCCTGGCCGCCAGCATCTGGCTGCGCTACCTGGAGCACTGCGGCGAACAGTTTCGTTTTCCCAGCAACGGCTATCGAGGCGATTACGTGCGCGACATCGCCGCCCGCCTTTATGCCGAACACGACGGCGCCTACATGGCCTCGGCGGTGCACATATTTCAGGATGCACCACCGGACGAGATCCGCAACGAAGCAGGCGAGATAATCGCTCCCGGCGACAAGGAAGCCCACATCGACGCCCTGGTCGAACGTGCCCGCGCCCTGCTGGGCGATCACCACTACCGCTACATTTTCGAACTGGGCCTCAATACCATTTTGGACGACATCCGCGACGACCTGCGGGAGTTCGGCGTGGTCTACGACGAGTGGTACTCGGAACTCACCCTGGCGGAAAGTGGCGCGGTCAACAAAACCATCAACCGGCTGCGCGATACGGATTACATCTACGAGCAGGACGGGGCATTCTGGTTTCGCTCCAGCGCCTTCGGCGACGAGAAAGACCGGGTGGTGCAGCGGGAAAATGGTCAGACCACCTACTTCGCTTCGGATATCGCCTACCACCTGGAAAAGTTCAAACGCGGCTTCGACTGGGTCATCGACGTCTGGGGCGCCGACCATCACGGCTACATCCCGCGGGTCAAGGCCGCGCTGCAAGCGCTGGGCGAGAATCCCGACCGCCTGGACGTGTTGCTGGTGCAGTTCGCCATCCTCTACCGCAACGGCGAACGGGCCCAGATGTCCACCCGCTCCGGTGAGTTCGTCACCCTGCGCGAGTTGCGCCAGGAGGTCGGCAACGACGCCGCCCGTTTTTTCTATGTCATGCGCAAGAGCGAGCAACATCTGGATTTCGATCTCGACTTGGCCAAGTCGCAATCCAAGGACAATCCCGTATACTATATTCAGTATGCGTATGCTCGAATTTGTAGCGTTCTAAGACAACTGCATGAAAAAGGGCTCTCCCACGATCCGGCGCGCGGTCAAGCTCAACTGGCGCTGCTGGTCGAGCCGCACGAGGAAGTCCTGCTAGTGGCACTGTCGCGCTACCCCGAAGTGGTGGAAACGGCCGCTCTCAACCACGAGCCACACCAATTGGCGCATTATTTGCGGGATTTGGCCAACGCCTTCCACACTTACTACAACGAGCATCGAGTTCTGGTGAGCGACGACGCGCTGCGCGATGCTCGGCTCAATCTGAGCATGGCCACGCGGCAGGTGATCAAAAACGGTCTCGCCCTGCTGGGCGTTTCGGCCCCGGAGGTCATGTGA
- a CDS encoding cyclic nucleotide-binding/CBS domain-containing protein: MTIPDHQAFLARLAPFNQLSEPELARLADELKVGHFQPGEILQKAGEVPACLYLIIDGLVYEVDGDPTLPGRESTETAAVANDGSPMWYVIALYGAEDVFDAGALLEGTGTHSFVVGKPTRCLQMPRPVFLQTIQNHPPLAAFYNQKISQRLATLRETDDRQELAAFTIARIQDVYIHPPLFVTAEASIHEAALAMKAHKTNSVLVRYGDEVGIVTATDLREAAIIQRRSVDEAIGPLATYDLIDMEPGDFLFNALLRMTHHNVNRLVIRDSKTIHGILEQIDLLSYLSNHSHLIALQIDRARSREDLKWASHDLVNVIRDLHDKGIKIRYIMQLVSELNKKLLRKLFALIAPPELLENACLLVLGSEGREEQVLKTDQDNALILRDGFSYPDLERITREFTESLIDFGYPRCPGNIMVSNPYWSKSVAAYKDELFQWIVHPSHDSFLQFAIFFDATAVAGDENLLRHVKDHMYRLLGDHRSFYSQFAKSTVAFETPLGFFTNFVVEKDRDELDIKKGGIFPIVHGARSLALEYRLPQTHTVDRIMALSQRNLFKPSFGVELIEVFIYLSTLRAEAGLRKIKQGIPQDNYLNPKDLNKLQREVLRDSFKIVNEFKKFITYHFKLGMIS, encoded by the coding sequence ACAGAAGGCGGGTGAAGTGCCCGCCTGTCTCTACCTCATCATCGACGGCTTGGTTTACGAGGTGGACGGCGACCCCACGCTCCCGGGTCGCGAGAGCACGGAAACCGCCGCGGTCGCCAATGATGGCTCGCCCATGTGGTACGTGATCGCCCTGTATGGCGCCGAGGACGTCTTTGACGCCGGCGCCTTGCTGGAAGGCACGGGCACCCACAGTTTCGTGGTCGGCAAACCCACCCGCTGCCTGCAGATGCCACGACCGGTCTTCCTGCAAACCATTCAAAATCATCCACCGCTGGCGGCTTTCTACAATCAGAAAATTTCCCAGCGGCTCGCCACCCTGCGCGAGACCGACGACCGCCAGGAATTGGCGGCATTCACCATCGCCAGAATTCAGGACGTCTATATTCATCCGCCGCTCTTCGTGACCGCCGAAGCCTCCATACACGAAGCCGCGCTGGCGATGAAAGCCCACAAAACCAATTCGGTGCTGGTTCGGTATGGCGATGAAGTCGGCATCGTCACCGCCACCGATCTGCGGGAAGCGGCTATCATCCAGCGGCGCTCCGTGGACGAAGCCATCGGACCACTGGCCACCTACGACCTGATCGACATGGAGCCGGGCGATTTTCTGTTCAATGCCCTGCTGCGAATGACCCACCACAACGTCAACCGGCTGGTGATCCGCGACAGCAAAACCATTCATGGCATTCTCGAACAGATCGATCTGCTCAGTTATCTTTCCAACCACTCGCATCTGATCGCCCTGCAAATCGACCGGGCGCGCTCCCGGGAGGATCTAAAGTGGGCCAGCCACGATCTGGTCAATGTGATCCGTGACCTGCACGACAAGGGCATCAAAATCCGCTACATCATGCAACTGGTGTCGGAACTCAATAAGAAGCTGTTGCGTAAGCTGTTTGCTCTGATCGCACCGCCGGAACTGCTGGAAAACGCCTGCCTGCTGGTGCTGGGCAGCGAGGGCCGCGAGGAGCAGGTGCTGAAGACCGATCAGGATAATGCCCTGATCCTGCGCGACGGCTTCAGTTACCCCGATTTGGAGCGAATCACCCGCGAATTTACCGAAAGCCTGATCGATTTCGGCTATCCACGTTGTCCCGGCAACATCATGGTGTCGAACCCGTACTGGAGCAAATCGGTTGCCGCCTACAAAGACGAACTGTTTCAATGGATCGTTCATCCGAGCCATGATTCCTTTCTGCAATTCGCCATCTTCTTCGACGCCACGGCGGTGGCCGGCGACGAGAATTTGCTCCGCCATGTCAAGGACCACATGTATCGCCTGCTCGGCGACCATCGATCTTTCTACAGCCAGTTCGCCAAATCCACCGTCGCGTTTGAAACACCGTTGGGGTTTTTCACCAATTTCGTGGTCGAAAAAGACCGCGACGAGCTGGACATCAAGAAAGGCGGTATCTTCCCTATCGTTCACGGCGCCCGCAGTTTGGCTTTGGAATACCGGTTGCCGCAGACCCATACCGTGGACCGGATCATGGCGCTAAGCCAGCGGAACCTGTTCAAGCCCTCTTTCGGCGTTGAACTGATCGAAGTCTTCATCTATCTGTCCACCTTGCGCGCCGAGGCTGGCCTGCGCAAAATCAAACAGGGAATACCGCAGGATAATTACCTGAACCCCAAGGATCTCAACAAGCTGCAACGGGAAGTGCTGCGCGATTCGTTCAAGATCGTCAACGAATTCAAAAAATTCATCACCTATCACTTCAAACTGGGGATGATCAGTTAA